One genomic window of Corynebacterium diphtheriae includes the following:
- a CDS encoding DUF3263 domain-containing protein, whose protein sequence is MPIHYLDLLAFEEKAPRSLGAKEEAIRELGLTPVRYYQMLNVAIDDPTVIAEYPLLTARLRRRRDTR, encoded by the coding sequence ATGCCTATACATTATCTTGACTTGCTCGCATTCGAAGAAAAAGCCCCGCGCAGCCTCGGTGCCAAAGAGGAAGCCATCCGTGAACTTGGGCTTACGCCGGTGCGTTATTATCAGATGCTCAACGTAGCTATCGACGACCCCACTGTGATCGCCGAGTACCCATTATTGACGGCACGACTCCGCCGACGCAGGGACACACGCTAG
- a CDS encoding glycosyltransferase family 87 protein, with translation MVGMKSAPSITAMFTALFAWFLVQQSSLGSNRRFSEWFPPLDLAIYKKAGLVLDRGGHLYDRVFYHDLGFTYTPFAGLIFKFLSRMDDNMLTVVWQSANFVALLAVILMIFARKQLTAGGVIAAIAMAAGFMSLIEIRDSFFYGQINLLLMFLVAMDFLPHKRTGIGIGLAAGIKLTPAIFIVVLLIQRRWWSAASAVVTFAATVATGVWVPDTWDFWTNKIFDSSRVGTQTNPGAQSLRAVLVRLDAEQYWIPAIIAVLLVAGFGFWRARNNPAMSLALGGITACLVSPFSWYHHWVWVVPAVVAIFIAMDFSHWALAQLGAVAAAAISVAVFSPHLLFFHDWFKDWFCVSGLVFVAGYAIISPIAGYISARTASTTGSQEPVSL, from the coding sequence ATGGTCGGTATGAAAAGTGCACCCTCAATCACCGCCATGTTCACTGCGTTGTTTGCGTGGTTTTTGGTGCAACAGTCATCGCTGGGCTCCAACCGGCGCTTTAGCGAATGGTTCCCACCCCTCGACCTAGCCATCTACAAGAAGGCCGGCCTGGTGCTCGACCGCGGCGGCCACCTCTACGACCGCGTGTTTTACCACGACCTCGGCTTTACCTACACCCCGTTTGCCGGCTTGATCTTTAAGTTCTTGTCCCGCATGGATGACAACATGCTGACCGTCGTGTGGCAGAGCGCGAACTTTGTGGCCCTGCTCGCGGTCATCCTGATGATTTTTGCACGCAAGCAGCTCACCGCCGGTGGGGTCATCGCAGCAATCGCCATGGCCGCGGGCTTTATGTCCCTCATCGAAATCCGCGATAGCTTTTTCTACGGGCAGATCAACCTGCTGCTCATGTTCCTCGTGGCCATGGACTTCCTGCCACACAAGCGCACCGGCATCGGAATCGGGCTTGCTGCGGGTATCAAACTCACCCCCGCGATCTTTATCGTGGTGCTTCTCATTCAACGACGCTGGTGGTCAGCGGCAAGCGCGGTGGTCACATTCGCGGCGACGGTCGCTACGGGCGTGTGGGTGCCAGACACGTGGGATTTCTGGACCAATAAGATTTTTGATTCCTCGCGCGTGGGCACCCAAACCAACCCTGGTGCGCAGTCGCTTCGTGCGGTGCTCGTGCGTCTCGACGCAGAACAGTACTGGATTCCCGCCATCATCGCCGTCCTTCTCGTGGCCGGCTTCGGATTCTGGCGGGCGCGCAACAACCCTGCCATGTCGCTGGCTCTAGGTGGCATTACTGCCTGCTTGGTGTCGCCGTTTAGCTGGTATCACCACTGGGTGTGGGTCGTGCCGGCGGTCGTGGCCATCTTTATCGCCATGGACTTTTCGCACTGGGCGCTTGCTCAGCTCGGCGCGGTGGCCGCAGCCGCGATCTCAGTGGCAGTGTTCTCCCCGCACCTGCTGTTTTTCCATGACTGGTTCAAAGACTGGTTCTGCGTATCGGGCTTGGTGTTCGTCGCAGGCTATGCGATCATCAGCCCGATCGCGGGTTACATCTCGGCGAGGACGGCGTCGACAACCGGCAGCCAAGAACCTGTTTCTTTGTAA
- a CDS encoding dipeptidase: MLDNMTKTTIQTVRPLVEKQRERIFKDLSEITSYNSVHSTPECAEDHAAACAWIVNALKEADLNVTEYPYDGGATTVIGTKEPEDGAPTVLLYCHYDVVPAGDPTAWESDPFTLTERNGRWYARGAADCKGNIAMHLAALRAVKEAGGTKLGIKFLVEGSEEQGGAELSDLIKKHPELFDTDVILIADSGNQAVGTPTMTTTLRGGARITVTLRTLESGVHSGAFGGAAPDATAALIRLLDTLKDEHGRTTIDGIDCTAHWEGGTYNREAFKKDATMLEGTTIMGTENDNPADMVWARPAISIIGFTSTPVDHAINAVPPIASARLNLRVPPKMDANQVADALVKHLKNHVPWGAHIDVTYDDANQPFSAKLDGPAMQLFNSCLAGAYGQDDTVKIGSGGSIPLCSELLEVVPRAELALFGVEDPQATIHSPNESVDPNEIRDIAVAEAAFLLSYGK, from the coding sequence ATGCTGGATAACATGACAAAAACAACTATCCAGACCGTCCGACCCCTCGTAGAAAAACAACGCGAGCGCATCTTCAAAGACCTCAGCGAAATTACCTCCTACAACTCAGTGCACTCCACCCCAGAATGCGCCGAAGACCACGCCGCAGCCTGCGCCTGGATCGTCAACGCACTGAAAGAAGCCGACCTCAACGTCACCGAATACCCCTATGACGGCGGCGCAACCACAGTCATCGGCACCAAAGAACCAGAAGACGGCGCACCCACCGTCCTCCTCTACTGCCACTACGACGTAGTCCCCGCCGGCGACCCAACCGCCTGGGAAAGCGACCCCTTCACCCTCACCGAACGCAACGGACGCTGGTACGCCCGCGGCGCAGCCGACTGCAAAGGCAACATCGCCATGCACCTCGCCGCACTCCGCGCAGTCAAAGAAGCCGGCGGCACCAAACTCGGCATCAAATTCCTCGTCGAAGGCTCCGAAGAACAAGGCGGCGCAGAACTCTCCGACCTCATCAAAAAACACCCAGAACTCTTCGACACCGACGTCATCCTCATCGCCGACTCCGGCAACCAAGCCGTCGGCACCCCCACAATGACCACCACCCTCCGCGGCGGCGCACGCATCACCGTCACCCTCCGCACCCTCGAATCCGGCGTACACTCCGGCGCATTCGGCGGCGCAGCACCAGACGCAACCGCAGCACTCATCCGACTCCTCGACACCCTCAAAGACGAACACGGCCGCACCACCATCGACGGCATCGACTGCACCGCCCACTGGGAAGGCGGCACCTACAACCGCGAAGCCTTCAAAAAAGACGCAACCATGCTCGAAGGCACCACCATCATGGGCACCGAAAACGACAACCCAGCCGACATGGTCTGGGCACGCCCAGCAATCTCCATCATCGGCTTCACCTCCACCCCAGTCGACCACGCCATCAACGCCGTCCCACCAATAGCATCCGCACGCCTCAACCTGCGTGTTCCACCAAAAATGGACGCCAACCAAGTAGCAGACGCACTCGTCAAACACCTCAAAAACCACGTCCCATGGGGCGCACACATCGACGTCACCTACGACGACGCCAACCAACCCTTCTCCGCCAAACTCGACGGCCCCGCCATGCAACTATTCAACAGCTGCCTCGCCGGCGCATACGGCCAAGACGACACCGTCAAAATCGGCTCCGGCGGATCCATCCCACTCTGCTCCGAACTCCTCGAAGTAGTCCCACGCGCAGAACTCGCCCTCTTCGGCGTAGAAGACCCACAAGCCACCATCCACTCCCCCAACGAATCCGTTGACCCCAACGAAATCCGCGACATCGCCGTCGCAGAAGCAGCCTTCCTGCTCAGCTACGGCAAGTAA
- a CDS encoding multidrug ABC transporter permease has translation MAVRTEWTKLITTKAFWWTTALFIIFGAGFSALFHYNVAPGPLGIPVIYAASAVMGIQGLSFLVLCVQAIMLVTSEYRHNYQTVTFLATPNRTVVAVAKWMFAVFGALLTWGTVVLSYYVAKWMGGSVASKTLNVWHDDNALRLMWIYPLVAILLVTMAQGIAYIVRQTAGATTIMLLWVLALESLLSLLPKVGDAMKYGPITNMNAFLTQSDTVWSWQESGVYFAAWAIAIWVIGVFILNKRDA, from the coding sequence ATGGCAGTAAGAACTGAGTGGACAAAACTCATCACCACGAAAGCATTTTGGTGGACAACCGCATTGTTCATCATCTTCGGCGCCGGGTTCTCCGCGCTCTTCCACTACAACGTCGCCCCAGGGCCACTAGGTATCCCCGTTATCTACGCGGCCTCTGCCGTCATGGGAATCCAAGGGCTGAGCTTCCTCGTGCTCTGCGTCCAAGCAATCATGCTCGTGACCAGCGAATACCGCCACAACTACCAAACAGTCACCTTCCTAGCTACCCCGAACCGCACAGTGGTCGCAGTTGCCAAGTGGATGTTCGCAGTCTTCGGCGCGCTCCTGACATGGGGCACCGTGGTGCTCAGCTACTACGTGGCTAAATGGATGGGCGGCAGCGTGGCCAGCAAAACCCTCAACGTCTGGCACGATGACAACGCCCTGCGACTCATGTGGATCTACCCCTTGGTTGCCATCCTGCTGGTCACCATGGCCCAAGGCATTGCCTACATAGTCCGCCAGACCGCAGGTGCTACCACCATCATGTTGCTCTGGGTCCTCGCACTGGAAAGCCTGCTGTCACTGCTCCCCAAAGTTGGCGACGCCATGAAATACGGGCCGATCACCAACATGAATGCCTTTCTCACCCAATCCGACACCGTGTGGAGCTGGCAAGAAAGCGGCGTGTACTTCGCAGCATGGGCCATCGCCATCTGGGTGATCGGAGTGTTCATCCTAAATAAGCGCGACGCTTAA
- a CDS encoding glutamate--cysteine ligase yields MIFPPSPPTLGVEWEVALADPHSRDLVPRGHEVIEKATTHLEREFLANTVELVTSVCTTVPEAIEELREGIEEVKAIAADMGLKVWAAGSHPFSDFRKQPVNEKGHYNEIIERTQYWGNQMLIWGIHVHVGISSKDRVWPIINAMLTYYPHLLALTASSPGWDGIDTGYASNRTMLYQQLPTAGLPYQFQSWDEWEAYMADQNKSGVINHTGSMHFDIRPTRYGTVEVRICDSTNLRELSAAVALTHCLIVDLERKLDRGEELPTLQDWHVAENKWRAARYGMDAEIIISRDTDEAWVTDELRALVERLSPLARELGCYDELQGVLTICQTGASYQRQRAIYKETGSWLPVVDAVLAEM; encoded by the coding sequence ATGATATTTCCGCCTTCGCCCCCAACCCTCGGCGTTGAATGGGAAGTAGCGCTTGCCGACCCGCACTCACGTGACCTTGTGCCCCGTGGCCACGAGGTCATTGAGAAAGCCACCACGCATTTGGAACGCGAGTTCCTTGCTAACACAGTGGAGCTGGTGACGTCGGTATGCACCACCGTCCCCGAAGCCATTGAGGAGCTGCGCGAGGGCATTGAGGAAGTCAAAGCCATTGCAGCCGACATGGGTTTGAAGGTGTGGGCTGCAGGCTCGCACCCCTTCTCGGACTTCCGCAAGCAGCCGGTGAATGAAAAAGGCCACTACAACGAGATTATCGAGCGCACTCAGTACTGGGGTAACCAGATGCTGATCTGGGGTATTCATGTCCATGTGGGTATTTCCAGCAAGGATCGCGTGTGGCCCATCATCAACGCCATGCTCACCTACTACCCGCACCTGTTGGCGTTGACTGCTTCCTCTCCAGGCTGGGACGGCATTGATACTGGCTATGCCTCCAACCGCACCATGCTGTACCAGCAGCTGCCCACAGCAGGCCTGCCCTACCAGTTCCAGAGCTGGGATGAGTGGGAGGCGTACATGGCGGATCAGAATAAGTCCGGCGTGATTAACCACACCGGTTCTATGCACTTTGATATTCGCCCCACCCGCTATGGCACCGTGGAGGTCCGTATTTGCGACTCCACCAACCTGCGCGAACTTTCCGCAGCCGTAGCACTGACACACTGCCTGATCGTAGACCTTGAGCGCAAACTCGACCGTGGCGAGGAGCTCCCTACGCTGCAGGATTGGCATGTTGCCGAGAACAAGTGGCGTGCTGCCCGCTATGGCATGGACGCGGAGATCATCATCTCCCGCGACACCGACGAGGCATGGGTTACCGACGAGCTGCGCGCACTAGTGGAACGCCTCAGTCCGCTTGCCCGTGAGCTCGGCTGCTACGACGAACTCCAAGGCGTGCTCACCATTTGCCAGACAGGTGCCAGCTACCAGCGGCAGCGCGCTATTTACAAAGAAACAGGTTCTTGGCTGCCGGTTGTCGACGCCGTCCTCGCCGAGATGTAA
- a CDS encoding IS256-like element IS1132 family transposase — MTTVSPRKGHDPNRVNEISAKLMENPEIAELIGELSTSTDDASDLVKGLLQASINAGLQAEMDAHLGYAHSDRTAKAQLGTPDGGNHRNGSYTKTVNSGYGTFDVTMPRDRAGTFTPRMLPKGTRRLTELDDMIISLYAGGMTVRDIQHHLATTLGVDMSPDTISTITDAVLEEVMIWQNRQLDEFYPVIFLDALRVKIRDGHRVVNKSCYMAVGVDMDGIKHILGLWIADNEGASFWASVCADLANRGVQDVFIVCCDGLKGLPEAVEATWPNSMVQTCIVHLIRAANRWVSYQDRKPVSSALREVYTAPTEDTARAALDAFEASELGRKYPQSVKVWRDAWDRFVPFLQFPPAARRVLYTTNSIESLNAELRKATRNRGQFPNDTAALKTLWLMICNIEDKRAAQRAKKAKRAIECNGYIEGAKATGWKQAINQLAVAYPDRFADYL; from the coding sequence ATGACTACCGTGTCACCGAGGAAAGGTCATGACCCGAACAGGGTCAACGAGATCAGCGCTAAGCTGATGGAAAATCCGGAAATCGCCGAACTGATCGGCGAGTTGTCGACTTCCACCGATGATGCCAGCGACCTGGTCAAAGGTCTTTTGCAGGCATCGATCAACGCTGGTCTGCAGGCTGAAATGGACGCGCATCTAGGATACGCGCACTCTGATCGTACGGCGAAAGCCCAGCTGGGCACCCCGGATGGTGGCAATCACCGCAACGGGTCGTACACCAAAACCGTCAACTCTGGCTACGGCACCTTTGATGTGACTATGCCCCGGGATCGAGCTGGCACGTTTACGCCGCGGATGCTGCCTAAAGGCACCCGCCGTCTGACGGAGCTTGATGACATGATCATCTCCCTGTACGCCGGTGGGATGACCGTGCGCGATATTCAGCACCACCTCGCCACCACCCTCGGGGTGGATATGAGCCCAGATACGATCAGCACCATTACCGACGCGGTGTTAGAAGAGGTCATGATCTGGCAAAACCGCCAGCTCGACGAGTTCTACCCAGTGATCTTCCTCGACGCGCTGCGAGTGAAGATCCGCGATGGCCACCGCGTGGTCAACAAGTCTTGCTACATGGCGGTAGGCGTCGACATGGACGGCATCAAGCACATCCTGGGATTGTGGATCGCAGACAATGAAGGCGCCAGTTTTTGGGCATCCGTGTGCGCTGACCTTGCCAACCGTGGGGTCCAAGACGTGTTCATCGTCTGCTGCGACGGGCTCAAAGGCCTGCCGGAAGCCGTGGAGGCAACCTGGCCGAATTCCATGGTGCAGACCTGTATCGTGCACCTGATCCGGGCGGCCAACAGGTGGGTGTCCTACCAAGACCGCAAACCCGTATCAAGTGCGCTACGGGAGGTCTACACCGCACCGACCGAGGACACCGCCCGCGCCGCCCTGGACGCATTCGAGGCCAGTGAACTGGGCCGTAAATACCCGCAATCGGTCAAAGTCTGGCGCGACGCCTGGGACCGGTTTGTGCCATTTTTGCAGTTCCCGCCTGCGGCACGGCGGGTACTCTACACCACGAATTCGATCGAATCGCTGAATGCTGAGCTGCGGAAAGCCACCCGCAACCGCGGCCAGTTCCCGAACGATACCGCGGCGCTGAAAACGCTGTGGCTGATGATCTGCAACATCGAGGACAAGCGCGCTGCCCAGCGAGCGAAGAAAGCGAAGCGCGCCATCGAATGCAACGGCTATATTGAAGGAGCGAAAGCCACCGGGTGGAAACAAGCCATCAACCAACTAGCCGTGGCTTACCCCGACCGATTCGCGGACTACTTGTAA
- the cls gene encoding cardiolipin synthase, whose protein sequence is MIDWQTAGLIIDYAIKIVAIGFVPEGRRPSSSTAWLLAILLLPFVGLPLFLLMGSPYINRRRHDVQRRAFQMIRERQSHVPDYPPDTVQSPELTSMIRMNRRLTAMTATTGSVKLHSDYDETIQAMADAVDQARDYVHVQIYIVAWDDTTDVFFRALERAVQRGVEVRLLFDQVGSWKYPGYRRLGKRLTAIGVDFHLMLPLQPFRWRFRRPDLRNHRKLLIIDGQRGFIGSQNMIASHYTPRNRSKGRHWVDVMVELEGPIVASMNTVFVVDWSQESHIVPEFEVPPADHGDVMQIVPSGPGFSTEPNLRLFNEMIHHAKNQLIMCSPYFIPDESMLEAVTSACYRGVRVELLVSEQADQFVVDHAQSSYYQTLLEAGVHIYRYHAPAVLHSKFLIADPHGVAVSVMGSSNMDMRSFGLNYEVSLMTLQGQLTHLLYELAETYKENSTELTLEEWNQRGFVRRYVDNIMKLTSALQ, encoded by the coding sequence TTGATAGATTGGCAAACAGCTGGCCTGATCATCGACTACGCCATCAAAATCGTAGCCATCGGATTCGTCCCTGAAGGCCGTCGTCCCTCCAGCTCCACCGCATGGCTCCTCGCCATTTTGTTGCTCCCCTTCGTAGGCCTACCCCTCTTCTTGCTGATGGGCAGCCCTTACATCAACCGGCGTCGCCACGACGTTCAACGCCGCGCCTTCCAAATGATCAGGGAACGCCAATCCCACGTACCCGACTACCCGCCAGACACCGTCCAAAGCCCCGAGCTGACCTCCATGATCCGCATGAACCGTCGGCTCACCGCTATGACGGCCACCACTGGATCAGTCAAGCTACATTCCGACTACGACGAAACCATCCAAGCGATGGCCGATGCCGTAGACCAAGCCCGCGACTACGTCCACGTACAGATCTACATCGTCGCTTGGGACGACACTACCGACGTGTTCTTCCGAGCACTTGAACGCGCAGTCCAACGAGGCGTAGAAGTCCGCCTCCTCTTCGACCAAGTAGGCAGCTGGAAATACCCAGGCTACCGCCGCCTCGGCAAACGCCTCACCGCCATCGGAGTGGACTTCCACCTCATGCTGCCCCTGCAGCCCTTCCGCTGGCGCTTCCGCCGCCCCGACCTGCGCAATCACCGCAAGCTACTCATTATCGACGGCCAACGCGGCTTCATCGGCTCCCAAAACATGATTGCCTCGCATTACACCCCACGCAATCGCTCCAAGGGCCGTCATTGGGTTGACGTGATGGTCGAGCTCGAAGGTCCCATCGTGGCCTCCATGAACACCGTCTTTGTTGTCGACTGGTCCCAAGAAAGCCACATCGTCCCAGAATTCGAAGTACCCCCAGCCGACCACGGCGACGTAATGCAGATCGTCCCCTCCGGCCCAGGTTTTAGCACCGAACCAAACCTCCGGCTGTTCAACGAGATGATCCACCACGCCAAAAACCAGCTGATCATGTGCAGCCCTTACTTCATTCCCGACGAATCCATGCTCGAAGCAGTCACCTCCGCCTGCTACCGTGGAGTCCGCGTAGAACTCCTCGTCAGTGAACAAGCCGACCAATTTGTTGTTGATCACGCTCAGTCCAGCTATTATCAGACGCTTCTCGAAGCCGGCGTACACATCTACCGCTACCACGCCCCCGCCGTGCTCCACAGCAAGTTCCTCATCGCAGACCCCCACGGCGTGGCCGTCTCTGTGATGGGTTCCTCCAACATGGACATGCGCAGCTTCGGCCTCAACTACGAAGTCTCCCTCATGACGCTCCAAGGCCAACTCACCCACCTGCTTTACGAGCTAGCCGAAACCTACAAAGAAAACTCCACCGAGCTCACCCTCGAAGAATGGAACCAGCGCGGATTCGTCCGCCGCTACGTGGACAACATCATGAAACTGACCTCAGCGCTGCAATAA
- a CDS encoding peptide deformylase: MIRPIVICGDPVLHNPTAPVSDPAEVQDLIADMYETMEAARGVGLAANQVGVGLRLFVFNCPDDEGHFHRGCVINPVLETSEIPETMPADDGSDDEGCLSVPGEGFPTGRADWARVTGLEADGTPVVYEGTGFLARCFQHEVGHLDGFLYTDTLIGRWKRQAKKAIKRNGWSAGMTWMPGVDPDPFH, translated from the coding sequence ATGATTCGTCCGATCGTTATTTGTGGAGATCCCGTCCTCCATAACCCTACTGCCCCCGTGAGCGACCCAGCAGAAGTCCAAGACCTCATTGCAGACATGTATGAAACCATGGAAGCAGCTCGTGGTGTAGGTCTTGCCGCTAACCAAGTTGGTGTTGGCTTGCGCCTTTTCGTGTTCAACTGCCCTGACGACGAGGGCCACTTCCACCGCGGTTGCGTGATCAATCCTGTGCTGGAAACCTCCGAAATCCCTGAAACCATGCCTGCCGACGACGGCAGCGACGACGAAGGCTGCCTCTCCGTCCCAGGCGAAGGCTTCCCCACCGGCCGTGCCGACTGGGCACGCGTGACCGGCCTCGAAGCCGACGGCACCCCCGTGGTTTACGAGGGCACCGGCTTCCTCGCCCGCTGCTTCCAGCACGAAGTGGGCCACCTCGACGGCTTCCTCTACACCGACACCTTGATCGGCCGGTGGAAGCGCCAAGCTAAAAAAGCCATCAAACGCAACGGTTGGTCTGCGGGTATGACTTGGATGCCGGGGGTGGACCCTGATCCGTTCCACTAA
- a CDS encoding LytR C-terminal domain-containing protein: MDLVKQLPLRGIAMILIAVALMLGAWGVYSVTSDNSSSAPKTSTAETSEQTPAEKSAPQAPAVSDTPAASDAPGESAAPAEKAPADKPADKPAADKPAAERPVPVRVLNNSTVQGLAAQVADTLRSHGIDVVEVGNLPDAVVPQTTVFYPAGHQAQAQKIADQLHAVIAQHDNPDIVVVTVQ, translated from the coding sequence TTGGACCTTGTGAAACAACTGCCGTTGCGTGGAATTGCCATGATCCTCATCGCCGTCGCCTTAATGCTCGGCGCGTGGGGAGTCTACTCAGTCACCTCTGATAACTCTTCTAGTGCACCAAAGACCAGCACTGCCGAGACATCCGAGCAAACCCCCGCGGAGAAGTCCGCACCGCAGGCACCAGCTGTATCTGATACTCCTGCCGCCTCCGACGCGCCGGGCGAATCCGCTGCGCCGGCCGAAAAGGCCCCAGCCGACAAACCTGCTGATAAACCTGCAGCTGATAAACCTGCTGCTGAGCGCCCTGTGCCGGTTCGCGTGCTCAATAACTCCACAGTGCAAGGCCTCGCTGCCCAAGTTGCTGATACCCTCCGCAGCCACGGCATAGATGTGGTCGAGGTTGGCAACCTTCCAGACGCGGTTGTTCCACAAACCACTGTGTTCTACCCAGCCGGCCACCAAGCACAGGCACAAAAAATCGCAGATCAGCTGCATGCGGTTATCGCACAGCATGACAATCCCGACATCGTAGTGGTTACAGTCCAATGA
- a CDS encoding N-acetylglutamate synthase, CG3035 family has protein sequence MRSTKFRTGPVQVGDRIVVRQEEFDTIGHVLSVDPLIVRPHARGGLPSNAEPVRIDNPLMIKRLSPRTVRNADIRAIEVATAKAFPGIEHTWCGQWLLRAGDGVTERSNSAAPLGPQALFTPVPYEEIKEFYRRHNLPALILVPERIAPAIPDDGPEIIVMTHPLDNVSEIDDVHAEFLDQPDDDWLELYHFRGKALPRHALELLRTTIDGRMCFGRLKRDGKTVAITRGTITDGYLGYSAVEVAPEYRRQGLATELGAAMLAWGKAHGAHTAYLQVIESNAAGIGLYHKLGFVEHHRHKYVRVS, from the coding sequence ATCCGTTCCACTAAATTCCGCACCGGTCCGGTGCAGGTCGGCGACCGCATTGTGGTCCGCCAAGAGGAATTCGACACCATTGGGCACGTTTTAAGCGTCGATCCGCTGATCGTGCGCCCGCACGCACGCGGCGGTTTGCCGTCGAACGCCGAGCCCGTGCGCATTGACAATCCGCTCATGATTAAGCGGCTCAGCCCGCGCACTGTGCGCAACGCAGATATTCGCGCCATCGAAGTAGCCACCGCCAAAGCTTTCCCCGGCATCGAACACACGTGGTGTGGGCAGTGGCTGCTGCGTGCCGGCGACGGTGTCACCGAGCGTTCCAACTCGGCAGCCCCCTTGGGCCCACAAGCCCTGTTCACGCCGGTCCCCTACGAGGAAATCAAGGAATTCTACCGCCGGCACAACCTGCCAGCGCTGATCTTGGTGCCGGAAAGAATCGCCCCCGCGATCCCAGACGACGGCCCCGAAATCATCGTGATGACGCACCCCCTGGATAACGTCAGCGAAATTGACGACGTCCACGCGGAATTCCTCGACCAACCCGACGACGATTGGCTTGAGCTCTACCACTTCCGCGGCAAAGCCCTGCCCCGCCACGCACTTGAACTGTTGCGCACAACTATCGACGGCCGCATGTGCTTCGGCAGACTTAAGCGCGACGGGAAAACCGTGGCTATTACCCGCGGCACCATCACCGACGGCTACCTCGGTTACTCCGCGGTGGAAGTCGCACCGGAGTATCGTCGACAAGGCCTTGCTACCGAACTCGGCGCAGCCATGCTCGCATGGGGTAAAGCCCACGGCGCACACACCGCATACCTGCAGGTCATTGAGAGCAATGCCGCCGGAATCGGGCTGTACCACAAGCTAGGGTTTGTGGAACATCATCGTCACAAGTACGTGCGGGTATCCTAG
- a CDS encoding exodeoxyribonuclease III gives MRIANWNVNSARARVDRIQDFLERHDIDVLAMQETKCRDDQFPEFKGYEAAHFGINQWNGVAILSRVGIDDVLTSFGQPDYEEFEPRSIGAICGGVRVWSLYIPNGREIAHPHYDYKLRWLYALQHYGVTGDTVWCGDFNIAPTDNDVWDIDFFQGKTHVTEPERQAFEALTDIMPITSPEGYTYWDYTAGRFPKNQGMRIDFQLSNMTPTGGFIDVEERKGKGASDHAPVVVDY, from the coding sequence ATGCGCATTGCCAACTGGAACGTGAACTCCGCCCGGGCGCGAGTAGACCGAATACAGGACTTCCTCGAACGCCACGACATTGACGTCCTTGCCATGCAAGAAACCAAATGCCGCGACGACCAGTTCCCCGAATTCAAAGGCTACGAAGCCGCCCACTTTGGCATCAACCAATGGAACGGCGTAGCCATCCTCTCCCGAGTAGGCATTGACGACGTCCTCACCAGCTTCGGGCAACCCGACTACGAAGAATTCGAACCACGTTCCATCGGCGCAATCTGCGGCGGCGTGCGCGTGTGGAGCCTCTACATTCCCAACGGCCGCGAAATCGCCCACCCCCACTACGACTACAAACTGCGCTGGCTCTACGCCCTCCAACACTATGGCGTCACCGGCGACACCGTCTGGTGCGGCGACTTCAACATCGCCCCCACCGACAACGACGTCTGGGACATCGACTTCTTCCAAGGAAAAACCCACGTCACCGAACCAGAACGCCAAGCCTTCGAAGCACTGACCGACATCATGCCGATCACCTCCCCCGAGGGCTACACCTACTGGGACTACACCGCTGGCCGGTTCCCCAAAAACCAAGGAATGCGCATCGACTTCCAGCTCTCCAACATGACCCCCACCGGCGGATTCATTGACGTTGAAGAGCGCAAAGGCAAGGGGGCTTCCGATCACGCCCCAGTGGTGGTGGACTATTGA